The Gammaproteobacteria bacterium genome includes a window with the following:
- the puuE gene encoding allantoinase PuuE, producing MNDYPRNLVGYGGNPPSVKWPGGARLALQFVVNYEEGGERCVLHGDNESEAFLSEIVGAEPYENTRHMNMESLYEYGARAGFWRLHRVLSSREVPVTVFGVAMALQRNPQAVRAMQEAGWEIASHGYRWIDYQFVDEATEREHLRKAVDIHTRVTGSPPNGWYLGRCSPNTHQIVGEEGSFVYNADSYADDLPYWDLNHGKPQLMMPYTLDANDMRFATAQGFNTGDDFLSYLKDSFDCLYQEGKQQPKMMSVGLHCRLAGRPGRALAVEKFLDYVNSKEKVWLATRIDIARHWIAHHPYDKD from the coding sequence ATGAACGATTACCCGCGAAATCTGGTTGGCTATGGCGGCAACCCGCCGAGCGTAAAGTGGCCCGGCGGTGCCCGGCTGGCGCTGCAGTTCGTCGTCAATTACGAAGAGGGCGGCGAGCGTTGTGTGCTGCATGGCGATAACGAGTCAGAAGCGTTCCTGTCGGAAATTGTTGGTGCGGAACCTTACGAAAACACCCGCCATATGAATATGGAGTCGCTGTACGAATATGGCGCACGCGCGGGCTTCTGGCGCCTGCATCGGGTGTTAAGCAGCCGCGAGGTTCCCGTGACGGTATTTGGCGTGGCAATGGCATTACAGCGAAATCCGCAGGCCGTCCGGGCAATGCAGGAGGCCGGCTGGGAAATTGCCAGTCACGGCTATCGCTGGATCGATTACCAGTTTGTCGACGAGGCAACCGAGCGCGAGCACCTGCGAAAAGCCGTCGACATTCACACCCGGGTTACCGGAAGCCCGCCGAACGGCTGGTACCTGGGGCGCTGCAGTCCCAATACCCATCAAATCGTCGGCGAGGAGGGCAGTTTTGTCTACAACGCTGACAGCTATGCCGACGACCTGCCGTACTGGGACCTGAACCATGGCAAGCCGCAGCTGATGATGCCGTACACGCTCGATGCCAATGACATGCGCTTTGCTACCGCGCAGGGCTTTAATACGGGCGACGATTTTCTTAGCTATCTCAAGGACAGCTTTGATTGCCTGTACCAGGAAGGTAAGCAGCAACCGAAGATGATGTCGGTCGGTTTGCACTGCCGACTGGCCGGTCGCCCGGGACGGGCATTGGCAGTAGAAAAATTTCTCGACTATGTAAACAGCAAGGAAAAGGTCTGGCTGGCAACACGCATTGATATCGCCCGGCACTGGATTGCCCATCACCCGTACGACAAGGACTGA
- a CDS encoding urate hydroxylase PuuD — protein MSAYVVEWLSLLGRWLHFIAGIAWVGSSFYFVWLDNHLKPPARDGDADRGVGGELWSVHGGGFYHAQKYRVAPEQLPETLHWFKWEAYTTWLSGMFLLVLLYWWSADVYLIDNSRMALSQAAAISISAAVIAGGWLLYDLMCRSALARNDRLLGVAVAALAVVAAFGLCQVFSGRGAFIHFGAMLGTIMVANVFFIIIPGQRRMVSAAERGEAVDPRPGITAKQRSVHNTYFTLPVLFVMISNHYAMTYSHAYNWLVLIAISAAGALIRVFFVARHKGKASPLPLVVAVFILAGVAAAIAPQAPAKTATQLPVTGIAEVKQVMYSRCAGCHAAMPSYPGFAAAPGGVVLETVAQIEAEAERIYQQVVVLRAMPIGNLTQITEAERAVIAHWYAGLDQ, from the coding sequence TTGAGCGCCTATGTCGTCGAGTGGCTCAGTCTGCTGGGGCGCTGGCTGCATTTCATTGCCGGTATCGCCTGGGTGGGCTCGTCGTTTTATTTTGTCTGGCTGGACAATCACCTGAAGCCACCGGCGCGTGACGGCGATGCTGATCGCGGCGTTGGTGGCGAACTGTGGTCGGTGCACGGTGGCGGTTTTTATCACGCGCAGAAGTATCGCGTGGCTCCGGAACAGCTGCCGGAAACGCTGCACTGGTTCAAGTGGGAGGCCTACACCACCTGGCTTTCCGGCATGTTCCTGCTGGTGCTGCTGTACTGGTGGAGCGCCGATGTTTACCTGATCGACAACAGCAGGATGGCACTGTCGCAGGCTGCGGCAATTAGCATCAGCGCTGCTGTTATCGCCGGCGGATGGTTGTTGTACGACCTGATGTGCCGCTCGGCTCTGGCCCGGAATGACCGGTTGCTCGGTGTGGCTGTGGCAGCTCTGGCAGTGGTTGCGGCCTTTGGCCTGTGCCAGGTTTTCAGCGGCCGCGGTGCGTTCATACATTTTGGCGCGATGCTGGGCACCATCATGGTTGCCAACGTGTTCTTTATCATCATTCCCGGGCAACGACGCATGGTCAGCGCGGCAGAACGCGGCGAGGCAGTGGATCCGCGTCCTGGTATCACCGCCAAGCAGCGGTCCGTGCACAACACCTATTTCACGCTGCCAGTGCTGTTTGTCATGATCAGTAATCACTATGCGATGACTTACAGCCATGCGTACAACTGGCTGGTGTTGATTGCCATCTCTGCGGCCGGTGCATTGATCCGGGTTTTCTTCGTCGCCCGGCACAAGGGCAAGGCGTCGCCGCTGCCACTGGTTGTCGCCGTTTTTATTCTGGCGGGAGTGGCGGCGGCCATAGCGCCACAAGCGCCCGCCAAAACAGCAACGCAGCTTCCGGTGACCGGTATCGCCGAGGTAAAGCAAGTCATGTACAGCCGTTGTGCCGGTTGTCATGCGGCGATGCCGAGCTATCCCGGTTTTGCTGCGGCACCGGGCGGGGTGGTGCTGGAGACCGTTGCACAGATCGAGGCTGAAGCCGAGCGGATCTACCAGCAGGTGGTGGTGCTGCGGGCGATGCCCATCGGTAACCTGACGCAGATCACGGAAGCCGAACGGGCCGTCATTGCACACTGGTACGCAGGTCTGGATCAATGA
- the xdhC gene encoding xanthine dehydrogenase accessory protein XdhC yields MNWPQQLVQLKQNGEPFVVVTVSNTRGSTPRETGAKMFVTADSISGTIGGGQLEHECTAIAAKWLCQPQQPETFSRTFTLGADCGQCSGGVAEVRFDQVHPAEADWIDAVEAALVRAEPAVLVTTGDTRTGITRRVVCNSESGAASDDPVQQVADDIIRQQAPALRTTVSRAGNLQVPALFEPLHQTRFQIVVFGAGHVGSALVATLAALPCQVSWVDNREGIFPTRLPENVTTIETAEPATAVEQIGSGACYVVMTHSHAIDLDICARVLQRDNIAYCGLIGSRSKRRQFEKRLRRMGIDEQQLARLTCPIGIDGISGKRPGEIAVAVAAQLLQLRERVAAGTQLQHDKRRAQL; encoded by the coding sequence ATGAACTGGCCACAACAGCTGGTGCAACTGAAGCAAAACGGAGAACCGTTTGTCGTCGTAACCGTCAGCAATACGCGTGGTTCGACGCCACGCGAGACCGGCGCAAAAATGTTTGTCACTGCTGACAGCATTTCCGGGACTATAGGCGGCGGTCAGCTCGAGCATGAATGCACGGCAATTGCCGCAAAGTGGTTGTGCCAGCCGCAGCAGCCGGAAACTTTCAGCCGCACGTTTACGCTCGGTGCCGATTGCGGCCAGTGTAGCGGCGGCGTCGCCGAAGTGCGCTTTGACCAGGTTCATCCTGCCGAGGCGGACTGGATCGATGCGGTGGAGGCGGCACTGGTGCGCGCTGAACCCGCCGTGCTGGTGACAACTGGCGATACCCGCACCGGAATTACCCGGCGTGTTGTTTGTAACAGCGAGAGTGGCGCGGCGAGCGATGATCCGGTGCAACAGGTAGCCGACGACATCATCCGGCAGCAGGCGCCTGCTCTGCGCACCACGGTGTCACGGGCGGGTAACCTGCAGGTACCGGCCCTGTTCGAGCCATTGCACCAGACTCGCTTTCAGATCGTGGTCTTTGGCGCCGGGCACGTTGGCTCGGCACTGGTGGCCACGCTGGCGGCCCTGCCGTGCCAGGTGAGCTGGGTAGATAATCGCGAGGGAATATTTCCGACACGACTGCCGGAGAATGTCACGACTATAGAAACCGCCGAGCCGGCGACGGCGGTTGAGCAGATTGGCTCCGGTGCGTGCTACGTGGTCATGACCCACAGTCATGCCATCGATCTGGATATCTGCGCGCGTGTCCTGCAGCGCGACAACATCGCCTATTGCGGGCTGATTGGCTCGCGTTCCAAGCGGCGCCAGTTCGAAAAGCGCCTGCGCCGCATGGGTATCGATGAGCAGCAGCTCGCGCGACTGACCTGTCCGATTGGCATCGACGGCATTAGCGGCAAGCGACCGGGCGAGATCGCTGTCGCAGTTGCGGCGCAGTTGCTGCAGTTGCGTGAACGGGTCGCTGCAGGCACTCAATTGCAACACGACAAGCGGCGGGCGCAACTTTGA
- the xdhB gene encoding xanthine dehydrogenase molybdopterin binding subunit, with translation MDAERHDRSVTVGKPLPHDSAPGHVSGRAVYTDDIPEPRDLLHVAVGLSSEAHARVKNLDLDKVRTAPGVVAVINAADIPGVNNYGAMVEDDPIFADGEVQYAGQALFAVAADTVEQARRAALLADVSYEPLPAVLGIDEAVRQGQSVLPTERLQRGQANDAIAAAPHRLQGKLELGGQDQFYLEGQIAMVLPREAGEMQVYSSTQFPGEVQHKVAHAIGTEAKDVVVECRRMGGGFGGKETQPALIACIAAVVAQRTGRPAKLRLDRDTDMLLTGKRHDFRTNYEVGFDDTGRIHGINFDFASRCGMSADLSGPVNDRCMFHADNAYYLEHLDIVSHRCKTNTVSNTAFRGFGGPQGMYAIEYVIDEIARQLGKDPLEVRRRNFYGVDDRNVTPYGQVVEDNIIHDLADRLEQTSDYQQRRANIDRFNAASELCKRGIALTPVKFGISFTATHLNQAGALLHIYTDGTVRLNHGGTEMGQGLYIKVAQVVADELQISLDRIRLTAADTSKVPNASATAASASSDMNGKAAQAAARTIKARLVAFACKKYGVAPDEIVFASNQVSVGTEQMSFADLVQQAHMARVSLSATGFYKTPKIHYDRATFSGRPFYYYAYGAAVSEVVIDVLTGEHRLLRVDILHDCGRSLNPAVDLGQIEGGYIQGYGWLTSEELWWDENGRLQTHAPSTYKIPTCSDVPADFRVEMLQSADNREQTIHRSKAVGEPPLMLGLSAFFAIRDAVASASGNPHPPLTAPATPEAILRAVMHK, from the coding sequence ATGGACGCTGAACGCCACGATCGCAGCGTGACGGTCGGCAAGCCGCTGCCGCACGACAGCGCGCCCGGCCATGTCAGTGGCCGTGCGGTCTATACCGACGACATCCCCGAGCCACGCGATTTGCTGCATGTTGCTGTGGGCTTAAGCAGCGAAGCGCATGCCCGGGTAAAAAACCTCGATCTCGACAAGGTACGTACTGCCCCCGGCGTGGTAGCGGTGATTAACGCGGCCGATATTCCCGGGGTAAACAACTACGGCGCCATGGTCGAAGACGATCCGATATTTGCCGATGGCGAAGTGCAATACGCCGGCCAGGCGCTGTTTGCCGTCGCCGCGGACACTGTAGAACAGGCGCGTCGTGCCGCGTTGCTGGCAGACGTGTCATACGAGCCCCTGCCGGCCGTGCTGGGGATCGACGAAGCCGTCAGGCAGGGCCAGTCAGTATTGCCAACCGAACGGCTGCAGCGCGGACAAGCCAATGATGCAATAGCGGCTGCCCCGCACCGGCTGCAGGGGAAGCTGGAGCTGGGCGGGCAGGACCAGTTCTATCTTGAAGGCCAGATTGCGATGGTACTGCCGCGCGAGGCCGGCGAGATGCAGGTGTACAGCTCCACGCAGTTTCCCGGCGAGGTGCAGCACAAGGTTGCACATGCCATCGGTACAGAAGCCAAAGACGTGGTTGTCGAGTGTCGCCGCATGGGCGGAGGTTTTGGCGGCAAGGAAACCCAGCCGGCACTGATTGCCTGCATTGCTGCAGTGGTGGCGCAGCGCACGGGCAGACCCGCAAAGCTGCGGCTGGATCGCGACACCGACATGCTGCTGACGGGTAAGCGGCATGATTTCAGAACCAACTATGAGGTCGGCTTCGACGACACCGGTCGTATTCACGGTATCAACTTCGACTTTGCCTCCCGTTGCGGCATGTCGGCGGATCTGTCCGGGCCGGTCAACGACCGGTGCATGTTCCATGCCGACAACGCCTATTACCTCGAACATCTCGATATCGTGTCGCACCGCTGCAAAACCAACACGGTCTCCAATACGGCGTTTCGCGGCTTTGGCGGTCCGCAGGGTATGTACGCGATCGAATACGTGATCGACGAGATTGCACGGCAGCTGGGCAAGGATCCGCTGGAAGTGCGGCGCCGGAACTTTTATGGCGTCGACGATCGCAACGTGACGCCGTACGGCCAGGTTGTCGAAGACAACATCATTCACGACCTGGCCGACCGGCTGGAACAGACGTCGGACTACCAGCAGCGTCGAGCCAATATTGATCGGTTCAATGCAGCCAGCGAGCTGTGCAAACGCGGTATTGCTTTAACACCGGTCAAGTTCGGTATCTCTTTCACAGCGACACACCTCAACCAGGCCGGCGCCTTGCTGCATATCTATACCGATGGCACGGTAAGACTCAACCACGGTGGCACCGAAATGGGGCAGGGTCTTTACATCAAGGTGGCGCAGGTGGTCGCCGATGAGCTGCAGATCAGCCTCGACCGTATCCGCCTGACCGCCGCCGATACCAGCAAAGTACCCAATGCATCAGCAACAGCAGCGTCGGCCAGTTCGGACATGAACGGCAAGGCGGCGCAGGCTGCCGCCCGCACTATCAAGGCACGGCTGGTTGCCTTTGCCTGTAAAAAGTATGGCGTGGCACCGGATGAGATTGTATTTGCCAGCAACCAGGTGAGCGTCGGCACGGAACAGATGAGCTTTGCTGACCTGGTGCAACAGGCACACATGGCGCGGGTGTCGCTGTCGGCAACCGGCTTTTACAAGACACCGAAGATTCACTATGACCGGGCCACCTTCTCGGGCCGACCGTTCTATTACTATGCTTACGGTGCCGCCGTATCGGAAGTTGTCATCGATGTGCTCACCGGTGAACACCGGCTGCTGCGTGTCGATATCCTGCACGATTGCGGCCGTTCACTAAACCCGGCCGTCGACCTGGGCCAGATCGAGGGTGGATACATCCAGGGTTACGGCTGGCTTACCAGCGAGGAGTTGTGGTGGGATGAAAATGGGCGGCTGCAGACTCATGCGCCGTCTACCTACAAGATTCCGACCTGTTCCGATGTGCCGGCCGATTTCCGCGTCGAAATGCTGCAGTCGGCTGATAACCGCGAGCAGACCATTCATCGTTCCAAGGCCGTCGGCGAACCGCCGCTGATGCTGGGTTTGTCGGCTTTTTTCGCTATACGTGACGCTGTTGCAAGCGCCTCGGGCAATCCGCACCCGCCATTAACCGCGCCGGCCACGCCAGAGGCAATACTCAGGGCGGTGATGCACAAATGA
- the xdhA gene encoding xanthine dehydrogenase small subunit has translation MHQQARNSIRFLLDGEVIQLRDFDPNRTVLQWLREDRRRTGAKEGCAEGDCGACAVVVAELDNNGSGLRYQAINSCIQFLATLDGKALLTTESLSESDGSLHPVQQAMVDEHGSQCGFCTPGFVMSLYALYEENSSPGRVEIDDALAGNLCRCTGYRPIVAAARAMYKLPRPDRDEKTLVTALQGLQHAPVELAAAGHSYFAPTTLAELAALVAEHPEAQLLAGGTDVGLWVTKEHRELPQLIYLGQVRELQQINKSQMHLELGAAVTFSDAMPALLEIYPALDELLRRFAGPPIRNAATVGGNIANGSPIGDSMPALIALGAVLVLRRGETTREVAIDQFYPGFRQTDLQPGEFLERIRIPMPRPQQQFRAYKVSKRFDQDISAVCAAFSIDIVHGVISEARFGFGGVAAIPSRAPAAEQALTGSALTQATAENGVQALARDFSPITDMRASAGYRLQVCQNLLLKFLHETAGEVEQRLYNYGR, from the coding sequence GGTTGCGCCGAGGGCGATTGCGGAGCGTGTGCGGTGGTTGTTGCCGAACTCGACAACAACGGCAGCGGGCTGCGTTACCAGGCCATCAATTCATGTATCCAGTTCCTTGCCACGCTCGACGGCAAAGCCCTGCTCACCACTGAAAGCCTGAGTGAAAGCGACGGCAGCCTGCACCCGGTACAGCAGGCGATGGTTGACGAGCACGGCTCGCAGTGCGGTTTTTGCACACCAGGCTTTGTCATGTCGCTGTATGCACTTTACGAAGAAAACTCCTCGCCGGGACGTGTGGAGATAGACGACGCCTTAGCCGGCAACCTGTGCCGCTGCACGGGTTACCGGCCGATCGTTGCCGCGGCACGGGCCATGTACAAGTTGCCGCGACCGGACCGCGACGAGAAAACCCTGGTAACAGCCTTGCAGGGTCTGCAGCATGCGCCGGTCGAACTGGCCGCGGCAGGCCACAGCTACTTCGCCCCGACCACGCTGGCCGAACTTGCTGCCCTGGTAGCCGAACATCCGGAAGCGCAGCTGCTGGCCGGCGGCACCGATGTCGGACTCTGGGTCACAAAAGAGCACCGCGAGCTGCCACAGCTGATTTATCTCGGCCAGGTTCGCGAGCTGCAGCAGATTAATAAGTCGCAAATGCACCTGGAGCTTGGTGCGGCGGTGACTTTTAGCGACGCCATGCCGGCGCTGCTCGAAATATATCCGGCCCTGGACGAGTTGCTGCGACGCTTTGCCGGGCCGCCGATACGCAACGCCGCAACGGTCGGTGGCAACATTGCCAACGGTTCGCCCATCGGGGATTCGATGCCGGCGCTGATTGCGCTCGGAGCCGTGCTGGTTCTGCGCCGCGGCGAGACAACACGAGAAGTCGCGATTGATCAGTTTTATCCCGGTTTCCGGCAAACGGATCTGCAGCCGGGCGAATTTCTCGAACGTATTCGTATCCCGATGCCGCGGCCGCAACAGCAGTTTCGTGCCTACAAGGTTTCCAAGCGTTTCGACCAGGATATCTCGGCCGTTTGCGCAGCTTTCAGTATTGACATTGTCCACGGGGTGATCAGCGAGGCGCGTTTCGGTTTTGGCGGCGTGGCGGCAATACCGTCACGGGCACCGGCCGCCGAGCAGGCGCTGACCGGTTCGGCGTTGACGCAGGCCACGGCGGAAAACGGTGTGCAGGCGCTGGCGCGCGATTTCAGCCCGATTACCGACATGCGTGCCAGCGCAGGCTATCGCCTGCAGGTGTGCCAGAACCTGTTGCTGAAGTTTTTGCACGAGACCGCTGGCGAGGTCGAGCAGCGGCTGTACAACTATGGACGCTGA